Proteins from a single region of Apium graveolens cultivar Ventura chromosome 7, ASM990537v1, whole genome shotgun sequence:
- the LOC141674422 gene encoding uncharacterized protein LOC141674422 translates to MANLAKLEFVALDVSGNNYLSWALDAELHLSANGLKDTIDPEKIPTVEQNAKAIIFLRHHIQEDLKFEYLTIKNPLTLWNNLKDRFDHQKLVHLPSVRYDGINLRLQDFKSVAEYNSALFKISSKLILCGENITDTEMIKKTLSTLHPNTMILAQQYRERNFQKYGELISLLLVAEKNNELLLKNHQIRPTGSAQLSEGHNTSFLKNERGKGHRGGRGYGRNRGRGNFRGRFHNQYHSGHLKWQRDGYNSGH, encoded by the coding sequence ATGGCGAATCTTGCAAAATTAGAGTTTGTTGCCTTGGATGTTTCCGGGAATAATTATTTGTCATGGGCCCTTGATGCGGAATTACACCTTAGTGCTAATGGCCTAAAAGATACTATTGACCCGGAAAAGATCCCAACAGTTGAACAAAATGCAAAAGCGATTATCTTTCTTAGGCATCACATCCAAGAAGATCTAAAATTTGAATACCTCACTATCAAAAATCCACTCACCCTTTGGAATAATCTCAAAGATAGATTTGATCACCAAAAACTTGTTCACTTGCCATCTGTCCGATATGACGGGATTAATTTGAGGTTACAAGATTTCAAATCTGTAGCTGAATATAATTCTGCTCTTTTCAAGATAagctcaaaattaattttatgtggTGAAAATATTACTGATACTGAAATGATTAAAAAGACCCTCTCAACCTTGCACCCCAACACTATGATCCTGGCTCAACAATATAGGGAGCGTAATTTTCAGAAATATGGCGAGCTGATATCTCTCCTTCTTGTGGCTGAAAAGAATAATGAGTTGCTATTGAAAAATCATCAGATACGTCCCACAGGCTCTGCCCAGTTATCTGAAGGACATAACACGTCATTCCTGAAGAATGAACGTGGGAAAGGGCATAGAGGAGGACGGGGTTATGGACGAAACCGTGGACGTGGAAATTTTCGTGGTCGGTTTCACAATCAATATCATTCTGGCCACCTGAAGTGGCAACGTGATGGTTACAACTCTGGCCACTAG